The following proteins come from a genomic window of Pseudomonadota bacterium:
- a CDS encoding PQQ-dependent sugar dehydrogenase: MIVAHAVGHAGAPPADLTLNSLNISVSTPLALRHAGDGSGRLFIVEREGRIQIYREGAGLAATPFLNITSDVDTFFEGGLLGLAFHPDFASNGFFYINYTRDGSGPNPLESVIERFSVSPSDPDAADLSSRVVILTQAQAAGNHNGGDLHFGPDGFLYIAFGDGGATSSTSQDEQDLQGKVLRIDPCDVGTCTEPYTIPPGNPNVGTSEPDEIWASGLRNPYRFSFDRDTGDLFLADVGAGSREEVSFQAAGTAGGANYGWNCREGDIPGPGGCSGSFVEPILTYPHVAGNCSITGGYRYRGCIEGLQGTYVYGDFCTARVFFGTEDSPGNWSASEFDNLSGSIYGFGEDEDGELYLLQAASVLRFESASSCQVVLPDPVFRDGFEAP; encoded by the coding sequence ATGATAGTAGCCCACGCCGTCGGGCACGCGGGTGCACCGCCGGCGGATCTCACGCTGAACTCACTCAACATCAGCGTTTCTACCCCCTTGGCCCTGCGCCATGCGGGTGATGGGTCCGGACGACTGTTTATTGTCGAACGTGAAGGACGCATCCAGATATATCGGGAAGGTGCGGGTCTCGCTGCTACTCCGTTTCTCAATATCACCAGCGACGTAGACACCTTTTTTGAAGGGGGGTTGCTCGGCCTGGCGTTCCATCCCGACTTCGCCAGCAACGGCTTTTTCTACATTAACTACACGCGCGACGGCTCTGGCCCGAATCCCCTTGAGTCCGTGATCGAGCGGTTCAGCGTGTCACCCTCCGACCCGGATGCTGCTGACCTGTCGAGCCGGGTGGTGATCCTCACGCAGGCGCAGGCCGCAGGTAACCACAACGGCGGTGATCTGCACTTCGGCCCGGACGGCTTTCTCTATATTGCGTTTGGCGACGGCGGCGCCACCTCATCGACGTCCCAGGACGAACAGGATCTGCAGGGCAAGGTGCTGCGGATCGATCCGTGTGATGTCGGCACCTGCACCGAGCCGTACACCATTCCGCCGGGAAATCCGAACGTTGGCACGTCTGAGCCCGACGAGATCTGGGCCAGCGGTCTGCGCAACCCCTATCGCTTCAGCTTCGACCGCGACACCGGTGACCTGTTTCTGGCGGACGTCGGCGCGGGATCCCGCGAAGAGGTGTCGTTCCAGGCGGCGGGCACCGCCGGCGGAGCCAACTACGGCTGGAACTGCCGCGAGGGTGACATCCCAGGGCCGGGCGGCTGTTCCGGAAGCTTTGTCGAACCGATCCTCACTTACCCCCACGTCGCGGGCAACTGCTCGATCACCGGCGGCTACCGCTACCGAGGCTGCATCGAAGGTCTGCAGGGTACCTATGTCTATGGTGACTTCTGCACGGCGCGAGTGTTCTTCGGTACCGAGGACAGCCCAGGCAACTGGAGCGCCAGCGAATTCGACAATTTGTCAGGCAGCATCTATGGCTTCGGCGAAGACGAGGACGGCGAGCTTTATCTCCTCCAGGCAGCCAGCGTGCTTCGGTTCGAAAGCGCGAGCAGCTGTCAGGTGGTGCTGCCCGACCCGGTGTTCCGCGACGGCTTTGAGGCGCCCTGA